A region from the Rufibacter sp. DG15C genome encodes:
- a CDS encoding metallophosphoesterase yields MKNKYVLYLLPLLALCLLGGCKSTYKAFYSKDLINWKDRTPKDSSEIIYSVFLIGDAGAPLTDEPDPNLVLLKSQLDVANENSAVVYLGDNIYQNGLPEPGAYDRKTAEARMKAQLEILKGYKGEKYMIPGNHDWGGGSGSPDGLEAVIREERFVEEYLTDTTTNIVVGTDFFVPGEGCPGPFEVLVQDEIVLIAINSQWWLHPYERPYGNDNVCGVVNEVDFLVQLEDIINKHNGKDILVVGHHPLMSNGIHGGFFTLTDHLFPLTIVYKWAVLPIPIIGSIYPLARKYGGISQDIPHPTYQAYIKGLTAIFDKYPNIVYAAGHEHNLQYGKLGKLPHIISGSGCKTQHVSDGGAANYAHKEKGFAKINYYKNGEAWVEFWTPGTKAGDPGVMTFRSPMYSKTSKEEERISLSTEDYSDSTITLPANPAYKAGDFKQTFLGKHYRTDWQTPVTIPLLDLKSEKGGLVPYQKGGGKQTSSLKLRNEEGREYTLRSVNKDPTAVLPVDLQETFARDLLQDQISAQHPYGALIAPKLADAAGVYHTNPKLVFVPKDPRLRQYLDEFSNTIAFLEEDADEDHSDVASLGNATNLVGTEKVLERKKNDHDNRVDEVEFAKARLLDMLIGDWDRHEGQWRWAETEKGDNRLFRPVPEDRDVAFFKADGFIPWLVSRRWGVRNFQHFGYDYGDYKGLNLTALTSDRTFLSSVTKEQWLELANKMKADMTDAAIEEAVRQLPKEVYPISGPEIIAKLKSRRDLLPDVAAKYYKHLSEVVDISGSDKREMFLVERLNENETRVTMRKINKEGQVAKVLYQRTFLHGETEEVRLYGLGGDDIFELTGATKRGIMVRVLAGEGNDSITDKSTVKGMVRKTKVYDNTQEKNVINYSSETEDKTEEFEDVNLYDRDNYKIAYFGPRLAIEYNVDDGLFLGGGFLYRNHKFRKKPYASEHYLRANYAFATGAYNVRYNGEFKQVLNDGLDLGITAALYGPQYQFNFYGLGNETQEQGDVEYHRVRLSRLLISPTINTSLFHFIHMGIGPMYDQYQVQSTPGRFIDEEYGEDVFNKDRYTGVRGFLNVQAVSTPNNPRIGIKWLHEFTYNHQLDEEKVNFGRYSSEFIFYIGPRLPFQLTLAARLGGAHNFGDFPFYQANTLGGLSNLRGYRRTRFAGRSSLYQNTELRVELFKFNVYLFPGKFGLMGLVDHGRVWVDNEDSNKIHRGFGGGVWIDVLKQAVVNATYSVGEEDKLFNLNFGFLF; encoded by the coding sequence ATGAAAAACAAGTACGTACTCTACCTTCTGCCTCTGCTGGCCCTCTGCCTGTTGGGGGGCTGTAAATCCACTTATAAAGCATTCTATTCCAAAGACCTCATCAACTGGAAGGACAGAACCCCTAAAGACTCTTCTGAGATCATCTACAGCGTCTTTCTTATTGGCGATGCCGGCGCTCCGCTTACAGATGAGCCAGACCCCAACTTGGTGTTGCTCAAATCTCAGTTAGACGTGGCCAATGAGAACAGTGCCGTGGTGTACCTGGGGGACAACATCTACCAGAATGGTCTGCCAGAGCCTGGGGCCTATGACCGTAAGACCGCAGAGGCCCGCATGAAGGCCCAGCTGGAAATCTTGAAAGGCTACAAAGGCGAAAAGTACATGATTCCCGGCAACCATGACTGGGGCGGCGGCAGCGGCTCTCCAGATGGCCTGGAGGCGGTAATCAGGGAAGAGCGCTTTGTAGAGGAATACCTGACAGACACTACTACCAACATTGTGGTGGGCACAGACTTCTTTGTGCCGGGTGAAGGCTGTCCCGGCCCGTTTGAGGTATTGGTGCAGGATGAAATTGTCCTGATTGCCATCAACTCCCAGTGGTGGCTGCACCCGTATGAACGCCCGTACGGCAATGACAACGTCTGCGGCGTGGTAAATGAGGTAGACTTTCTGGTGCAGCTAGAGGATATCATCAACAAGCACAACGGCAAAGACATTCTAGTGGTGGGGCACCATCCTCTCATGAGCAATGGTATTCACGGGGGCTTCTTCACCCTGACAGACCATTTGTTTCCTCTAACCATTGTCTACAAGTGGGCGGTACTGCCTATTCCTATCATAGGTTCAATCTATCCGTTGGCGCGTAAATATGGTGGCATTAGCCAGGATATTCCGCACCCAACATACCAAGCTTATATAAAAGGGTTGACCGCCATTTTTGACAAGTACCCTAACATAGTGTACGCTGCCGGCCATGAGCACAACCTGCAGTATGGTAAACTGGGCAAGCTGCCGCACATCATTAGTGGTTCTGGCTGTAAAACCCAGCACGTGAGCGACGGCGGGGCAGCTAACTACGCCCACAAAGAGAAAGGCTTCGCCAAAATAAACTATTACAAAAACGGCGAGGCATGGGTAGAGTTCTGGACGCCGGGCACGAAAGCAGGAGACCCAGGGGTGATGACGTTCAGGTCGCCTATGTATTCTAAAACCTCTAAGGAAGAAGAACGCATTAGCCTGTCCACAGAAGATTATTCAGACAGCACCATCACGCTACCCGCCAACCCTGCTTATAAGGCTGGTGATTTCAAGCAAACGTTTTTAGGCAAGCACTACCGCACAGACTGGCAGACTCCGGTTACCATTCCTTTGCTGGACTTAAAGTCAGAGAAAGGCGGCTTGGTACCTTACCAGAAAGGCGGCGGCAAGCAGACCTCTTCGCTTAAGTTAAGAAATGAGGAAGGCCGTGAGTACACCTTGCGTTCTGTGAACAAGGACCCTACGGCCGTATTGCCGGTAGACTTGCAGGAAACCTTTGCCAGAGACTTGTTGCAGGATCAGATATCAGCGCAGCACCCGTACGGCGCTTTGATTGCTCCTAAACTAGCAGATGCGGCCGGCGTGTACCACACTAATCCCAAACTGGTGTTTGTGCCCAAGGATCCCCGCTTGCGTCAATATTTAGATGAGTTCAGCAATACCATTGCGTTCTTAGAAGAAGATGCAGATGAAGACCACTCAGACGTAGCCAGCCTGGGCAATGCCACCAACTTGGTAGGCACAGAAAAAGTGCTGGAGCGCAAGAAGAATGACCATGACAACCGCGTGGACGAGGTAGAGTTTGCCAAAGCCCGCCTGCTGGACATGCTCATTGGCGACTGGGACCGCCATGAAGGCCAATGGCGCTGGGCCGAAACCGAGAAGGGAGACAACCGTCTCTTTAGACCTGTGCCTGAAGACCGGGACGTGGCTTTCTTTAAAGCAGATGGGTTTATTCCGTGGTTAGTAAGCCGCCGCTGGGGCGTGCGGAATTTCCAGCATTTTGGATATGACTATGGTGATTACAAAGGACTCAACTTGACGGCCCTTACCAGTGATCGTACCTTCTTGTCCAGTGTTACCAAAGAGCAATGGCTGGAACTGGCCAACAAGATGAAGGCAGACATGACAGACGCCGCCATTGAAGAGGCGGTGCGTCAATTGCCCAAAGAAGTCTATCCTATTTCTGGACCCGAGATCATTGCCAAGTTAAAATCAAGAAGAGACCTCCTGCCAGATGTGGCCGCCAAATACTACAAACACCTCTCTGAGGTAGTAGACATTTCTGGCAGTGACAAGCGCGAGATGTTCTTGGTAGAGCGCCTCAATGAAAATGAGACGCGCGTGACCATGCGCAAAATCAACAAAGAAGGGCAGGTGGCCAAAGTGCTGTACCAACGCACCTTCCTGCACGGCGAAACTGAAGAGGTACGCCTGTACGGCTTAGGCGGTGATGATATCTTTGAACTGACCGGTGCTACCAAGCGGGGCATCATGGTGCGGGTCTTGGCAGGAGAAGGAAATGACTCTATCACTGACAAGTCCACAGTCAAAGGCATGGTGCGCAAAACCAAAGTCTATGACAACACCCAAGAAAAGAACGTCATCAACTACAGCTCAGAGACCGAGGATAAAACCGAAGAGTTTGAAGACGTCAATCTCTATGATAGAGATAATTACAAGATTGCCTACTTCGGGCCTAGGCTGGCCATAGAATACAACGTAGATGACGGTCTGTTCCTGGGTGGCGGCTTCCTGTACCGCAACCACAAGTTCAGGAAGAAACCCTATGCCTCTGAGCATTACCTGCGCGCCAACTATGCCTTTGCCACCGGTGCCTACAATGTGCGCTACAATGGGGAGTTCAAGCAAGTGTTAAATGACGGCCTAGACCTTGGCATCACCGCTGCCTTGTACGGGCCGCAGTACCAGTTCAACTTCTATGGCCTGGGCAATGAGACACAAGAGCAGGGAGATGTAGAGTACCACCGCGTACGCCTGTCCAGGTTACTGATCTCGCCTACCATCAACACTTCCTTGTTCCATTTCATCCATATGGGCATAGGGCCCATGTATGACCAGTACCAAGTACAGTCTACGCCGGGCCGGTTTATAGATGAAGAATACGGGGAAGACGTCTTTAACAAGGACCGGTACACGGGCGTGAGGGGCTTCTTGAATGTGCAGGCCGTTAGTACGCCCAATAACCCGCGCATTGGCATTAAGTGGTTGCATGAGTTCACGTACAATCACCAGCTAGATGAGGAGAAAGTGAATTTTGGACGCTACAGCTCTGAGTTCATCTTCTACATTGGACCAAGGTTACCATTCCAATTGACCTTGGCGGCCAGGCTGGGCGGGGCCCATAACTTCGGGGATTTCCCTTTCTACCAAGCCAATACCTTGGGCGGTCTTTCCAATTTACGAGGCTACAGAAGAACGCGCTTTGCCGGCAGAAGCAGCCTGTACCAAAACACTGAGTTGCGGGTAGAGCTCTTCAAGTTCAACGTGTATTTGTTCCCGGGTAAGTTTGGCTTGATGGGCTTGGTAGACCATGGCCGCGTGTGGGTAGACAATGAAGACTCTAACAAGATACACCGGGGCTTTGGCGGCGGTGTCTGGATTGACGTCTTGAAGCAGGCGGTGGTCAACGCTACGTACTCAGTGGGTGAGGAGGACAAGCTCTTCAACCTCAACTTCGGGTTCCTGTTTTAA
- a CDS encoding DUF6268 family outer membrane beta-barrel protein yields MKNIYSLVVSMALLGFSEQAAAQEVLTDSAQAVRAQTDPKELANPSVVGMGRSKGVVVRYEMLPRFGLRSEGKRSDIGNAEADVRRNNKFEIKAYAPIINRPHLKMVFGVGYFLEEFNFKQPEGLEYPLYKQLQDKDLRSLDAQLITLKPFNEKNFLLVRLKGELNGDYGKYSNLSFDKYLKTSVEAIYGWKKSPFFAYGFGVQLGYTFGRQSIYPAILYNRTFNDRWGIESIFPANLTVRRNLSEKSLLFAGYKVEGASYNITVSPPFMLNETVELRKSEIRARLRWEREIYDFIWFGMEGGYRYNHRFDVYDGEDVNSDPLIKSHIKDAAFLQFDLFLVPPKRFLKQ; encoded by the coding sequence ATGAAAAACATTTATTCCTTGGTGGTGAGTATGGCCCTTTTGGGCTTTAGTGAACAGGCAGCAGCGCAAGAGGTACTCACAGACTCTGCACAAGCGGTAAGAGCGCAAACAGACCCAAAGGAACTGGCCAACCCGTCGGTAGTAGGGATGGGCCGAAGCAAAGGCGTGGTTGTGCGTTATGAGATGCTGCCCCGCTTTGGGCTGCGCTCAGAGGGCAAACGGTCAGACATTGGTAACGCCGAGGCAGACGTGCGCCGCAACAACAAGTTTGAAATAAAGGCCTATGCCCCGATCATCAACAGACCGCATTTAAAGATGGTGTTTGGGGTGGGGTATTTTCTGGAGGAGTTCAATTTTAAACAGCCAGAAGGCCTGGAGTATCCGTTGTACAAGCAGCTGCAAGACAAGGATTTACGGTCACTGGATGCCCAGCTCATCACACTCAAGCCGTTCAATGAAAAGAACTTCTTGTTGGTGCGGTTAAAAGGTGAACTGAACGGGGACTACGGCAAGTACAGCAACCTCTCTTTTGATAAGTATTTAAAGACCAGCGTAGAAGCCATCTACGGCTGGAAGAAAAGTCCTTTCTTTGCGTATGGATTTGGGGTGCAACTAGGCTATACCTTCGGCCGACAGTCCATTTACCCCGCCATCCTGTATAACCGCACCTTCAATGATCGCTGGGGCATAGAGTCCATCTTTCCGGCTAACCTAACGGTGCGCCGCAACCTATCAGAGAAGTCCTTGCTATTTGCCGGCTACAAAGTGGAGGGGGCCAGCTATAACATCACCGTGAGCCCGCCGTTCATGCTCAATGAAACCGTGGAACTACGTAAATCTGAGATTAGAGCCAGGCTGAGATGGGAACGGGAAATCTACGACTTCATCTGGTTTGGCATGGAAGGCGGCTACCGCTACAACCACCGCTTTGACGTGTATGACGGCGAAGACGTAAACTCTGACCCCTTGATTAAAAGCCACATCAAAGACGCGGCCTTCTTGCAGTTTGACTTGTTCCTGGTGCCTCCTAAAAGGTTCTTGAAGCAATAA
- the ppk1 gene encoding polyphosphate kinase 1, translating into MVSKKNTESPVPTPETSPEVPMLSRELSWLAFNYRVLQEAKDPRVPVLERLKFLAIFSSNLDEYFKVRVATMRRLVKLKKKTREKLQQDPAEELDQILAEVSRQQKEFGLVYRNELLPELKNEHICLITEQEVNEQQREIALDYFKKKVKPLLVPIIFSSNPSPLFLKDQTVYLMIRLVPKVINEAHPEQYALMELPTHKHGSRFVELPDENGDHYVIMLDDIIRIGLASMFPEFETVEAFALKLSRDAELDLEEEISGNLMAKIKKSLKKREKGHPSRLLYDPKTPEHMLSVLLEHIGLSTEELVVGSRYHNFRDFFGFPMLGPAHLQYEEQTPLPHPELEKAESMLEAIKQKDYLVHYPYQKFDYALRFFEEAAVDPAVTSMGATMYRVADKSKVAKALILAAENGKLVTVVVELKARFDEESNIYWAQKLEKAGANVIYGVPDLKVHSKIGLVTRQEEGRAVHYAYLSTGNYNEKTAKSYTDHALFTADERLTLDLTKVFNFFVDRQPDKQFDNLLVAPFNMRDKFYELIQNEMRLAQEGKDAYMIVKINALQDEDMIRQLYEASQAGVKIELLIRGICCLIPGVPNLSENIQVRSIVDRYLEHGRIYVFGNGGEEKIFIASADWMNRNLSRRIEVGFPIYAEEHRKELRHILEILRQDNQKARTFQNEYYISDTPTTTVRAQYAIYDFLKQKALAAGFKV; encoded by the coding sequence ATGGTTTCTAAGAAAAATACTGAATCACCTGTTCCCACCCCAGAAACTAGCCCAGAAGTACCCATGCTTAGCCGCGAGCTAAGCTGGCTGGCCTTTAACTACCGCGTATTGCAAGAAGCCAAAGACCCACGGGTGCCCGTTCTGGAGCGCCTCAAGTTTCTGGCCATCTTCTCCTCCAACCTGGATGAATATTTTAAGGTACGCGTGGCCACCATGCGCCGTCTGGTCAAACTCAAAAAGAAAACCCGCGAAAAACTGCAACAGGACCCCGCCGAGGAACTAGACCAGATCCTAGCCGAAGTCTCCAGACAGCAGAAGGAATTTGGCCTGGTGTACCGCAATGAGTTGCTGCCCGAGCTTAAGAACGAACACATCTGCCTCATCACGGAGCAGGAGGTCAATGAACAGCAGCGCGAGATTGCCCTGGATTACTTTAAAAAGAAGGTAAAGCCCTTGCTGGTACCCATCATCTTCAGTAGCAATCCCAGCCCACTGTTCTTGAAAGACCAGACCGTGTATTTGATGATCCGGTTGGTGCCCAAAGTAATAAATGAGGCGCACCCAGAGCAGTACGCGCTCATGGAGCTGCCCACGCACAAGCACGGCAGCCGCTTTGTAGAACTGCCTGATGAGAATGGCGATCATTATGTCATCATGCTAGATGACATCATCAGGATTGGTTTGGCGTCCATGTTCCCAGAGTTTGAGACCGTAGAAGCCTTCGCCTTAAAATTATCCAGAGACGCCGAGTTGGACCTAGAGGAAGAAATCTCAGGAAACCTGATGGCCAAGATCAAGAAAAGCCTGAAGAAGCGCGAGAAGGGCCACCCCAGCCGTCTGCTCTATGATCCCAAGACGCCAGAGCACATGCTGAGCGTGCTCTTAGAACATATTGGCCTGTCTACCGAGGAGCTGGTGGTGGGAAGCCGTTACCACAACTTCAGGGACTTCTTCGGGTTCCCTATGCTGGGACCGGCCCATCTGCAATATGAAGAACAGACACCCCTGCCCCATCCAGAACTGGAGAAGGCAGAGAGCATGCTGGAGGCCATCAAGCAAAAGGATTACCTGGTGCATTACCCGTACCAGAAGTTTGACTACGCCCTTCGGTTCTTTGAGGAAGCCGCTGTAGACCCCGCTGTCACTAGCATGGGCGCCACCATGTACCGCGTAGCCGACAAGTCCAAAGTAGCCAAGGCGCTTATCCTGGCTGCCGAGAACGGTAAGCTGGTGACGGTGGTGGTAGAATTAAAAGCCCGCTTTGACGAGGAGTCAAACATTTACTGGGCCCAAAAACTGGAGAAGGCCGGCGCCAACGTTATCTATGGCGTCCCAGACCTGAAAGTACACAGCAAGATTGGCTTGGTCACCCGTCAGGAAGAAGGCAGGGCCGTGCATTACGCGTATCTGAGCACCGGTAACTACAATGAGAAAACGGCCAAGTCTTATACAGACCACGCGCTGTTTACGGCAGATGAACGCCTTACGCTAGATTTGACCAAGGTCTTCAATTTCTTCGTGGACCGCCAGCCAGATAAGCAGTTTGACAACCTGCTGGTAGCGCCGTTTAACATGCGGGACAAATTCTATGAATTGATCCAGAACGAAATGCGTCTGGCCCAGGAAGGGAAAGATGCCTACATGATTGTCAAAATCAACGCCCTGCAGGACGAGGATATGATCAGGCAGCTGTATGAGGCCAGCCAGGCAGGCGTCAAGATTGAGCTGTTGATTCGTGGTATCTGCTGCTTGATTCCGGGCGTGCCTAACCTGAGCGAGAACATACAAGTGCGCAGCATTGTGGACCGCTACCTGGAACATGGCCGCATCTACGTGTTTGGCAACGGCGGCGAAGAAAAGATTTTCATTGCCTCTGCTGACTGGATGAACCGTAATCTAAGCCGCCGGATTGAGGTTGGGTTCCCAATTTACGCAGAAGAGCACCGCAAAGAACTTCGCCATATTCTGGAAATCTTAAGACAAGACAACCAGAAGGCCCGCACGTTCCAGAATGAGTACTACATCTCAGACACGCCCACTACCACCGTGCGCGCGCAGTATGCCATCTATGACTTCTTAAAGCAAAAAGCCCTGGCCGCAGGCTTTAAAGTCTAA
- a CDS encoding histidine phosphatase family protein: protein MKTLYLLRHAKSSWKFEDLSDHDRPLAKRGRTDAPLIGQELCERKVKLDLMISSSAVRALSTATLVAKELEYDPEKIGVQEELYRIDASSLLHFAQAFPDEYDQVMLVGHNPTLTELANMLVPEKSIANIPTAGVVGISFDCSYWGQISSENAKLLFFDFPKNYR from the coding sequence ATGAAAACTCTATACCTCTTACGCCACGCCAAGTCCAGCTGGAAGTTTGAAGACCTCAGCGACCATGACCGGCCGTTGGCCAAACGCGGCCGTACAGATGCCCCCCTTATTGGACAAGAACTCTGTGAGCGCAAAGTAAAACTGGACTTGATGATCTCCAGTTCTGCGGTGCGCGCGCTTTCTACGGCTACCTTGGTGGCCAAAGAACTGGAATATGACCCAGAGAAGATTGGGGTGCAAGAAGAGTTATACCGCATAGACGCCAGTTCTCTGCTGCACTTCGCGCAGGCGTTCCCAGATGAATATGACCAAGTGATGCTGGTGGGGCATAACCCCACGCTCACAGAGCTGGCCAATATGCTGGTCCCAGAGAAAAGCATTGCCAACATACCTACCGCCGGGGTGGTGGGCATCAGTTTTGACTGTAGTTACTGGGGGCAGATCTCCTCAGAAAACGCCAAGCTGCTGTTCTTTGACTTCCCCAAAAACTATCGTTAA
- the hflX gene encoding GTPase HflX, producing the protein MKNTKLHVTAKEQETAVLVSVPEWRQTDEKTKEYLDELAFLTETVGAKTLKRFIQKLDKPDMRTYVGKGKLEEIVAFVKEHKVDMVIFDDELSPSQVRNLERELEVKIIDRSLLILDIFALRAQTATARAQVELAQYRYMLPRLTNMWTHLSRQKGGGVAMRGPGETEIETDRRIVREKIALLKEKLEKFDKQNYEQRKSRTGVVRVSLVGYTNVGKSTIMNLLSKSDVFAENKLFATVDATVRKVVIDNIPFLLSDTVGFIRKLPTKLIESFKSTLDEIREADLLLHVVDVSHPSFEEHINVVNETLKDIQSADKSVILVFNKTDLYLEKREQELKEDNPEALPEIADLKSTYMAKEHAPAIFISATNRSNIDELREVLTREVAKLHFERYPNAGKQAEEY; encoded by the coding sequence ATGAAGAATACGAAACTCCACGTCACTGCCAAAGAACAAGAAACGGCAGTGTTGGTATCGGTGCCGGAATGGCGCCAGACAGATGAAAAAACGAAGGAGTACCTGGACGAGCTGGCCTTCTTGACGGAGACCGTGGGCGCTAAAACCCTCAAACGCTTCATCCAGAAACTAGACAAGCCCGATATGCGCACCTATGTGGGCAAAGGAAAGCTGGAAGAAATTGTGGCCTTTGTGAAAGAGCATAAAGTGGACATGGTCATCTTTGACGATGAGCTTTCCCCCTCTCAGGTGCGCAACCTGGAGCGTGAGCTGGAGGTGAAAATCATTGATAGAAGCCTACTCATTCTGGACATCTTTGCCTTGCGGGCCCAGACCGCCACGGCGCGCGCGCAGGTAGAACTGGCCCAGTACCGCTACATGCTCCCAAGACTGACCAACATGTGGACCCACTTAAGCCGTCAGAAAGGCGGGGGCGTGGCCATGCGCGGACCAGGTGAAACGGAGATTGAAACGGATAGACGAATTGTGCGCGAGAAGATAGCCTTGCTCAAAGAGAAGCTGGAGAAGTTTGACAAGCAGAACTATGAGCAGCGCAAGTCCCGCACGGGTGTGGTGCGCGTGTCTTTGGTAGGCTATACCAACGTGGGCAAGTCTACTATCATGAACCTGCTCTCCAAGTCAGATGTCTTTGCCGAGAACAAACTGTTTGCCACGGTAGATGCCACCGTGCGCAAGGTGGTGATAGACAACATTCCGTTTCTGCTCTCAGATACGGTGGGATTCATCCGGAAACTGCCTACCAAGCTCATTGAGAGTTTCAAGTCTACTTTGGACGAGATCAGGGAGGCAGATTTACTTTTGCACGTGGTAGACGTGTCTCACCCTTCGTTTGAAGAGCATATCAATGTGGTCAATGAGACACTCAAAGACATACAGTCTGCTGACAAATCGGTGATTCTGGTCTTCAACAAGACAGACTTGTACCTAGAGAAGCGTGAGCAGGAACTCAAAGAAGACAACCCAGAGGCTCTACCAGAAATCGCTGATCTTAAGTCTACTTATATGGCCAAGGAGCACGCACCGGCCATCTTCATCTCGGCTACCAACCGTTCCAACATTGATGAGCTGCGCGAGGTCTTGACCAGAGAAGTAGCCAAGCTCCATTTTGAGCGCTACCCCAACGCCGGTAAGCAGGCAGAGGAGTATTAA
- a CDS encoding cytochrome c, whose protein sequence is MPITAVLHTHVLVVILFLLLFLSKVVLLFLNKHDTLNKARSSTKVLDMIFGTLVLVTGAYLTFHFNGPLPRWLLVKIVLVLVAIPISIVGIKRHNKVLTAVGVLIFLYVYGVAETKSMKMSPEQTVKATVPNQEQEAQPQKPQTAANPILSQLEGTHLQNTKAIYTQLCATCHGEDGQKGMSGASNLQQSTLSVEDRKAVIANGRGLMPGFGSQLSEQEQEALAQYTTMLKNE, encoded by the coding sequence ATGCCCATCACCGCTGTCTTACACACGCACGTTTTAGTAGTCATCCTTTTTCTATTGTTGTTCCTGTCCAAAGTCGTCCTTTTGTTCTTAAACAAGCATGACACGCTCAACAAAGCAAGGTCCTCTACCAAAGTGTTAGACATGATCTTCGGGACCTTGGTTCTGGTAACGGGCGCTTACCTGACTTTTCACTTCAATGGTCCACTGCCCAGATGGCTACTAGTAAAAATTGTGCTGGTCTTAGTGGCCATTCCTATCTCCATTGTAGGTATTAAGCGGCATAACAAAGTACTGACGGCCGTGGGTGTTCTCATCTTCTTATATGTCTATGGCGTAGCCGAAACCAAGAGTATGAAGATGTCTCCAGAACAGACTGTGAAGGCAACCGTTCCAAATCAAGAACAAGAAGCGCAGCCCCAAAAACCTCAAACAGCCGCCAACCCCATCCTCTCGCAACTAGAGGGCACCCATTTGCAGAACACCAAGGCCATCTACACCCAACTGTGCGCCACGTGCCACGGCGAGGACGGACAGAAAGGCATGAGCGGGGCATCTAATTTACAGCAAAGTACGTTGAGCGTAGAAGACCGAAAGGCAGTCATTGCCAACGGCAGAGGCCTGATGCCCGGGTTCGGGTCGCAGTTGAGCGAACAGGAACAAGAGGCGCTGGCCCAATACACCACCATGCTGAAGAATGAATAA
- a CDS encoding glycosyltransferase family 4 protein, with protein sequence MRIAIVINKSWNIYNFRLSLVKALLAAGHEVIAIAPEDAYSAKLVAEGCEFVHLPMESKGTNPLKDLLLIQNFLKAYKQVKPDVILQYTIKPNIYGSIAAKLAGIPTINNVSGLGTVFIVQNLVSKVAMALYKFSFQFPAKVFFQNNDDKALFLERNLVRESITEVLPGSGIDTQRFQPVPFQRQEPFTFLMVSRALYEKGLVEYVEASKLLKVKFPNVRIQLLGGIDEEGNIGIKRTLVEQWAKEGWLEYLGTSDDVAGVMRNADCVVLPSYREGTPRTLLEAAALGKPIVTTNVPGCKETVVDGYNGYLCEVRNGADLAEKMQQIFSLPDTALQTMGQNSRQLALEKFDEKYVIDRYFAAIKAATSRIN encoded by the coding sequence ATGCGCATTGCCATCGTCATCAATAAATCCTGGAACATCTACAACTTTAGGCTGAGCCTGGTCAAGGCTTTGCTGGCCGCCGGCCATGAGGTCATTGCCATCGCCCCTGAGGATGCATATTCAGCCAAACTGGTAGCCGAGGGATGTGAATTTGTGCACCTACCCATGGAAAGCAAAGGCACCAACCCGCTCAAAGACCTGCTCCTCATTCAAAACTTCCTGAAGGCCTACAAACAGGTAAAGCCTGATGTGATTCTGCAGTACACCATCAAGCCCAACATCTACGGAAGCATCGCCGCCAAACTGGCCGGTATTCCCACCATCAACAATGTGTCGGGCTTAGGGACGGTGTTTATTGTGCAGAACCTGGTGTCCAAAGTAGCCATGGCGCTGTACAAGTTCTCGTTTCAGTTCCCGGCGAAGGTGTTTTTTCAGAACAATGACGACAAGGCTCTTTTTCTGGAACGCAATCTGGTGCGGGAATCCATCACCGAAGTCCTGCCCGGTTCTGGCATTGACACCCAGCGTTTCCAACCGGTCCCGTTTCAGCGCCAGGAGCCGTTCACCTTCCTGATGGTGTCGCGTGCGCTGTATGAGAAAGGTCTGGTAGAATATGTAGAAGCTAGCAAACTTCTGAAAGTCAAATTCCCTAATGTGCGCATCCAACTCCTGGGTGGCATTGACGAAGAAGGCAACATTGGCATTAAGCGCACCTTGGTAGAGCAGTGGGCAAAAGAAGGGTGGCTGGAGTATCTGGGTACCTCAGATGACGTAGCCGGGGTCATGCGCAACGCCGATTGCGTAGTGCTTCCGTCATACCGTGAAGGCACGCCTCGCACCCTTTTGGAAGCGGCTGCCCTAGGCAAACCCATTGTCACCACCAACGTGCCCGGCTGTAAGGAAACGGTGGTAGACGGCTACAACGGCTATCTCTGTGAAGTGCGCAACGGGGCAGACCTAGCGGAGAAAATGCAACAAATATTTTCGCTCCCCGATACTGCCCTACAGACCATGGGCCAGAACAGCCGTCAATTGGCTCTGGAGAAATTTGATGAGAAATACGTAATTGATCGTTATTTTGCAGCTATAAAAGCCGCTACGAGCAGAATAAATTGA